The Synechococcus sp. M16.1 genome includes the window GCCTTGGTGGGATCGCCCAGCAGGGTTTCCACCTCAGCGGGGCGGAAATAGCGGGGGTCAATCCGGACCACCACGGCACCGCTGTCGACACGGCGGCCTACCTCCTCCAGCGCAGCACCTTCCCAGGTGATGCCGCCCCAGCCGATCTTCTCCGCTGCAAGCTCAATGAAGCGGCGCACACTCTCCTGGCGCCCGGTAGCGATGACGAAATCCTCCGGATGCTCCTGCTGGAGCATCCGCCACTGCATCTCGACGTAATCGCGGGCGTGGCCCCAGTCACGCTTGGCATCAAGGTTGCCCATGTAAAGACACTCCTCAAGACCCGCATCAATGCGGCAAAGGCCCCGGGTGATCTTTCGGGTGACAAAGGTTTCGCCGCGGCGGGGGCTCTCGTGGTTAAACAGCACGCCGTTGCAGGCGTACATCCCATAAGACTCGCGGTAGTTCACCGTGATCCAGTAGGCGTACAACTTGGCCACGCCGTAGGGACTGCGGGGATAGAAAGGCGTTGATTCCTTTTGCGGAATTTCCTGCACCAGGCCGTAGAGCTCACTGGTGCTGGCCTGATAGATGCGGGTTTTTTCGGTCAATCCCAGCATCCGCACCGCCTCAAGAATGCGCAGAGTTCCGAGGGCATCGCTGTTGGCGGTGTACTCCGGTGCCTCAAAACTCACAGCCACATGGCTCTGGGCGCCAAGGTTGTAGATCTCATCGGGCTGCACCTGCTGGATGATGCGAATCAGATTGGTGCTGTCAGTGAGGTCGCCGTAGTGCAGGATCAGGCGTGGATCCTGGTCATGAGGATCCTGGTACAAGTGATCAATCCGGCTGGTGTTGAAGCTGCTGGAGCGGCGCTTGATCCCGTGCACCTCGTAACCCTTCTCCAGCAGGAGCTCCGTCAGATAGCTGCCGTCCTGGCCCGTGATCCCAGTTATCAACGCCTTTTTCACGTCTGGTGTGTTCCACAGGCGTCGATAGAGTAATTCGACTACAGACCACCTCTGGATGGCGCCCAACTCGGACCTCCTGGTGCTGTTGCTGCTGGTTTTGGTGGTGCTGCTGGGTTCGGCCCTCTGTTCCGGAGTGGAAGCCGCCCTGTTGACCGTGAGTCCGATCCGGGTGCACGAGCTGGCGGCCCGGGAACGTCCCGTGGCCGGGGCCCGGCGGCTGGCGCAGTTGCGTCAACGGCTGGGGCGCACCCTGTCGGCTCTGGTGATCGCCAATAACGGCTTCAATATTTTCGGCAGCCTGATGCTGGGCGGTTATGCCGCCTGGGTGTTCGAGCAGCGCAACATCAGCGGTGTTGCCCTGCCGGTGTTCTCGGTGGGACTCACCGTCCTGGTGATCCTGCTAGGTGAAATCCTGCCCAAAGCCCTCGGAAGCCGTCTGGCCCTGCCGGTGGCCCTGGCCAGCGCACCCCTGTTGCATTGGCTCGGCCTGGTGCTCAGGCCGCTGGTGCTGCTGCTGGAACGGATGCTGCCGGCCATCACCGCCGAAGCGGAACTCAGCACCAATGAAGAGGAGATCCGTCTGCTGGCTCGCCTGGGCTCCCAGAAGGGAGAGATCGAAGCCGATGAAGCCGCGATGATCGGCAAGGTGTTTCAGCTCAACGACCTCACCGCCCGCGACCTGATGACGCCGCGGGTGGCGGCGCCCACCCTGGACGGCAGCCTCAGCATCGAAGCCCAGCGGGCCAAGCTGATGAGCACCAACGACCCCTGGTGGGTGGTGCTGGGCGATCAAGTGGACAAGGTGCTTGGCGTGGCCAGCCGCGAGCGGGTGCTCACCGCCCTGTTGGAGAACCGCGGCCTGCTCACACCCGTTGACCTCTGCGAACCGGTGGAATACGTGCCCGAGATGATCCGGGCTGATCGGCTGCTGACGGGCTTCCGGCGCGACAGCGGTGGTGTGCGCGTGGTGGTGGATGAATTCGGTGGCTTTGTCGGCGTGATCGGTGCCGAATCGGTGCTGGCCGTGCTGGCCGGCTGGTGGCGCAAGCCGGCAGCATGAGCGGGATGCAACCCACCCCGCCCCATACCGTTGAGCGCTGCCAGCTGCTGCTGGAACACTGGCGCAGTCAGCTTCAGCTGAGCCCACGGGACCAGGGACTGCTGGGGGGTGAATTGCGGCTGCTGGATCGTCAGCTGCAACGGCTGCAGCAACGACGCCTGCGCATTGCTCTGTTTGGTCGGGTGGGGGTCGGCAAATCCAGCCTGATCAATGCCTTGATCCGCCGGCCACTGCTGGCAACGGATGTCGCCCACGGCAGCACCCGCCATCAGCAGGCGGTGGACTGGCCCGTGGAGATTGCCGGGCTGACCAGGGTGGAACTGGTGGACACCCC containing:
- the gmd gene encoding GDP-mannose 4,6-dehydratase, encoding MITGITGQDGSYLTELLLEKGYEVHGIKRRSSSFNTSRIDHLYQDPHDQDPRLILHYGDLTDSTNLIRIIQQVQPDEIYNLGAQSHVAVSFEAPEYTANSDALGTLRILEAVRMLGLTEKTRIYQASTSELYGLVQEIPQKESTPFYPRSPYGVAKLYAYWITVNYRESYGMYACNGVLFNHESPRRGETFVTRKITRGLCRIDAGLEECLYMGNLDAKRDWGHARDYVEMQWRMLQQEHPEDFVIATGRQESVRRFIELAAEKIGWGGITWEGAALEEVGRRVDSGAVVVRIDPRYFRPAEVETLLGDPTKARDKLGWTPTTTLEQLVAEMVETDHEEARKEALLKREGFKVVGAHE
- a CDS encoding CNNM domain-containing protein, yielding MAPNSDLLVLLLLVLVVLLGSALCSGVEAALLTVSPIRVHELAARERPVAGARRLAQLRQRLGRTLSALVIANNGFNIFGSLMLGGYAAWVFEQRNISGVALPVFSVGLTVLVILLGEILPKALGSRLALPVALASAPLLHWLGLVLRPLVLLLERMLPAITAEAELSTNEEEIRLLARLGSQKGEIEADEAAMIGKVFQLNDLTARDLMTPRVAAPTLDGSLSIEAQRAKLMSTNDPWWVVLGDQVDKVLGVASRERVLTALLENRGLLTPVDLCEPVEYVPEMIRADRLLTGFRRDSGGVRVVVDEFGGFVGVIGAESVLAVLAGWWRKPAA